One Vicia villosa cultivar HV-30 ecotype Madison, WI linkage group LG5, Vvil1.0, whole genome shotgun sequence genomic window, TAGTTTGAAGAATTGTATTGAATTTGTACTggaattgattttgtttattttagtaTCTAAAATTGGCATTTAGAGGGGGCATTGGTGTAACTTGTATTAATCGAAGTATTTGATAAAatgctgttttttttcttctttcaaattCTTATTATGATATAAAACAGTGTAATTGCTTGGGTTAGAATAAAATGTAGTTGAAAATCAAATCTTGAAAGAATCGGGGTTTTTCTGTGCAAATTGATTGTAACTTATTTAGGGGAATGTATAAGTTGTCAAATGTAGACTTAAATCTCTCAATGTTAGAAAGCAACGCTTGTTGAATGCGGGTTTGGAGTATAATAGATAGAGAAGATGGGATATTGTTGTGCCAAATTGGGTGACAAAAGAGAATGAATAAGTAGTGGTTGCGCGAAGATGGGGAAGTGTAAAAAACGGGGATAGTTTTTCTACTCGATCGGGATGGGATATATTAGgatatttagtttttattttttatttttataggaaGCCCATTTGGATGGGTTAGAAGGAAGAGAATGGAGGAAACGAGGAACCTGTTAATTTTCAGTTCAGGTTTACATTGAGGGCAGGGGTGCAATAGTGAAGGAATTGAAGGAAACCAGAGGTGTTCGGCTGGTAGCGTTTTGCCAACATTTCAACCCGACAAAGGCTTAGAAGTAGAAAGAAAAACAGTTAAAATAGTAGATGTCTGTAAGAGAAATTTTTTTGGCCTGACCAAattatctttttattaattaTGAGAGAAAAATTTATTGAGTCATAAATACAAACTGAGCTCATTATGCATAAAGGCTCAAGTAATACAAGCCTGGGTGTTTTACTCAGTTTGAGCAACATGTGTGCTTGAGATGATTAGTGCCCGAGCTTATAAAATGAGCTTTAGTCTCATTGAGCTGACTAGGTTTGATCATTTTAACTCTACTAGTACCTGGTTGTGCACTTTTACTAGGTTCATGACTCATTATGGTGCATAATATGAGTATAGGTGCAATCTGACATTTTGAGTGATGTGCAACATGATGGGGTTGGACTTTGGATGGAATGGAATTTATGCTTAGATTATGACTAGGAGCATTTACTATAACTATCTTCAATATTTAGGTGGAAATCTCTATCATTAAACTTGCTacgaagttttgttttttttcctttccCACAGCTTTTCTTTGGTGGTCAATGTTGTACATGAAtgatttttaaaagtctatttcggTAGATATGCACAGTGATTGGTGAAGTATTTTATATACATGTTTTTTTCTGTCATTTTCAACAGTTTTAAAGAGGGGGGATTTTGCCCCCTTTTCCcggttttttctttttcttgttttttgttTAAAATGAAATCTTTAAAATATGACTAGACTCACTAGAGTATGCTTGTATGTTGGAGACACCTAAAAAACCAAACCATGTTTTGTCATACTAATGTACATTACAATAATAAGCACCTTTTCTTAATACGTAAAGTCAATTGCTTGGATAAAATGACGATATAATGTCTGTGTCATGTTAATACATATAGTTGATTTAGTGTAGCCTAAAATTTTAACCTACAAAAATATGCCAATGATTAAGTATATAGGAAAGTGACTTTTTAGCCATCTTTATGAAACACATCTCTTGATATATCCAATTATGTGGAAGAATCTTAGTATATGTGTATTGAAAATAAGGTGGGACTAGTTGTAGTCAAATGGTAAAACCTGTGTGCGGGCATATGGTAAAACCCGTGTGCGGGCATATGTAATTGTAAAGATATTGGGTATTTAAATACTCGATAAAACCTTTGCATTCGTTATGCCCTTTGGACTAACCCATACATCTCTGCCAGCCATCCCCTCTCTATTTCTCTATCCACCCGCACATGTTAATCGGTTCCAAAGCAACACAGACAGATACTGCACAAACCAGTAGTTAATCTATGGCGTCCAGGTCAGTATTACATTTTGTTGGTGACCAAGTTGCTAATGCAAATGATATACAATACCTAGGGTTACTTTTTCCAATCTGAATTGTGAACTTCCTGTGATTTGGTTTGTGCTAAAATTTGGTTTTATGGTATTGAATTAAGAAATAGTGGTAAGAAATATGAGCACATTTCTTGCATTCTTTCTTGTATGATCTTTTATTTGTTAAGAAAAAGAAGATATTTGCGTAATCTGCTTGGTTAGGAAACTCTATGGCAGACATGAATGCTAGCCCggcattttttaaaacattagacGCGCAGCCGTATTACATTTTGTTGGCGACCAAGTTGTGAATGATGTACAAATACCTAGGGTTTCTTTTTTCCGATCTGAATTGTGCGCTTCCTGTGATTTGGTTTGTGCTAAATTTTGGTTTTATGGTATTGAATTAAGAAATAGTAGTAAGAAATATGAGCACATTCCTTTCATTCTTTTTTGTATGATCTTTTATTTGTTAAGAAAAAGAAGATATTTGCGTAATCTGCTTGGTTAGGAAACTCTATGGCAGACATGAATGCTAGCCCgacattttttaaaacattagacGCGCAGCCATATTACATTTTGTTGGCGACCAAGTTGTGAATGATGTACAAATACCTAGGGTTATTTTTTTCCGATCTGACTTGTGCGCTTCCTGTGATTTGGTTTGTGCTAAATTTTGGTTTTATGGTATTGAATTAAGAAATGGTGGTAAGAAATATGAGCACATTCCTTTCATTcttttttgtatgatcttcttttATTTGTTAAGAAAAAGAAGATATTTGCATAATCTGCTCGGTTAAGAATGGCAGACATGGATGCTTGCTAGAGACTTTTTAAAACATTAGACGCACAGCCTTCTAGGTGGTTTcgccaaaaaataaaataaatgacgaGGCTACTGATTCCACAAAAGTCttttttttaattggttaaatGTGCTGGCACCTTACTTAATTAATAACCCACAAGGGGGACATGGTAACACCACCTAGAAGAATTTCAGAGATGAGAAATGGGAAGTTTTGTGCAGTACTAGACAAGTCCAATTTCTTCTCAtactaaatattattttacttatcGTGTTAAAATTTGTAATAACCTTACATAAAAGCCACTAAGAAAATGGAAAATATCTTGGCAGTGTATTTATTGTTGACTTTTCATTGAAGGAGTTGGGATGATTTGACATAAACATCTCGACACATAGCATTCTGCCTTTaatatccttagatgcatatacCACTCATATGCAGATAGAAGGGAAGTGAGTAGGGTGATGTTTTTAATGTCTTCTGTAGCAGTTATGATTCTCAAACATTGATACGTAGCCCCCTATTTTTTTAATCTACACCTCTGGATAATGGATGAGATTTTGCAACCTATTGGTTAATTTGACCCAACATTTTAGCCACACATTCCAAGGTTAGGTCACTCAATAAATGCAAAGTAGTGAACATGTAAATTTTTTCTTTTGGAGTAGTTTAAACTTTGAAGGTGAAAAGTGGACTTGGTCAGATATAGATATCACTTTCTGATGCTATTTTGTTGCTAGGTAAGTCATATGTCTCATGCTCCAAAACCTTTGAACTGAAGTTCCTGGGTCAATGCCAGGATTACATGCTGTGCATATCTGAAGCTTTCTAGAAAGGAGGCCAACTCTTTAACTGTACAAGATACATCAATTAAAAAGTGCTCAAAAGCTTGTGCTAGTATTAcacaataaaatattttatcattcTTGATGATACTTTCTGTTGTTCTTTGTTGCTCTGACATAAACTAATTGAACCGGATCAGAAGGAAGTAACAGCGAAAAGAATTTTTTATGGAATTGAACCCTCAATCCCTAGTTTGGTAACAATGCAATACAGGATTAAAGGTCAAGGATGGCAACTACAGATGAGTTGTTTTACATTATATATCTAATACGGCCCTTCACACAATAGTCTTTTGGTCTCAAAGTGTTGATAATGTGAGTGGTTTTACATTATATATCTAACACGACCTTCACGCAATAGTCTTTTGGTCTTGAAGTGTCGAAATGCCCAGGTCATATCATCTTGTGAAGAAATTATGCTTTTAATTAGAAGAATGGTGCAACATAAATTGAACTCTAGACCACTAGCTAATTAAGACTTTAATACCATATCTAGAAGCAATCATCTCAGCTTGTGAACGGTTTTAAAATATCTTAACAATCGTAATGGTACCCATGTGTCTGAGAAACCTAGTAACTCTCCGATTAAGTATTCCCTACAAGATACAACCCTACTTATATCTTCTGACGTATCCTAGATCTACTATCAGACTAGCTAGCTGCTTCTCTTTCCAATGTTTAAAGTAACATCTGTCTTATGCTTACTCATGCATATTGGATCACTGgttatttttgattattttttctaTATATGCACGCCTCAATTTTTTCTGATCTATTATGCTGACAAAATGCTCTTTTGTTTTCATAATAATTGCTAGAATGAGGATTGCTAAGGAAGAACCACCTCGCAGTGGTGAGCAGGCAAGTAGTAACCACATGATGTGACTAGGATACacaatactatttttttttccgACATCAACCATTTTAATGACAGGAATTTGAATAAATTCCATTTATTTGCTTGAACAGACGTTAAACATGACGTCAGCACTAAAGGAATTGCATAGACTCAACTCTCGAGACCTTTATAGATTAATAAAGGATTCTGGAAATGGAAATTTATCTGTTCACTACCTTACTGAAAAAGGAGTGCTTCTGAAGGTCGTCTCATTCTAGgcatcttgattttattttattatttatatcagaCTGTTCTTTCTGATTGTATTTGTGTACACAGGTTGACATGGGCAAGCTTGCACAATCTCTTCCATTGCATCTTACTACAATACTAATTTTTTCTAGAAGAGATGAAGATGTGTTCCAATATGTGTTATGCGGTATTCGTCTGTTGCATTCGTTATGTGAATTAGCTTCTCGACTTCCTAAATTTGATCAGGTAAACAGTAGTACTCCTTATGATCTTATTAACATCTATTGTATTTTGCTTGTGGTTTTCTGGGTTTGTTTGCTTTTATTTATGGAAAAGGCATGTTATCTAAAAGTTGAATAAAATAGAAATTCCtccaaagtttgaaaaatttcttGTGCACTAAATATTAGTCCACTAACCGTCAATTGACTCTTTATGTTATCGGTATTAGATATTAATGATCTTTTATGCTAAAGCATTCAAATTCATTTTGGAAAATAATGGAGTCTGATTTATGCGTGTGGAATGTGGTTACAGATTTTTCTAAATGATGTGAAAGTGGTGGAACAACTGATTGATTTGGTTTTCTACATGCTTATTATTCTTAGTACCTACAGACAGGTTTTCTTTAGTTCTTATCTTTGAAGTTTAATGTATTGAGATTATCTGTACCCTAGCTCTATACTTTTTATCTGTATTGAATTTGCGCTTGTGCTGCAGGAAGATCATGCTTTTAGACTTATGTACCTTTCGCATTCTGCACTCCTAGCATGCAGTTTACATCTAATAACAGGGTTTATATCGACACAGTTTCAAGATATTGCCACTGTCTTGCTTGCACACCCAAAGGTACCAGTTCCCTTGTACTTGTTGCACTTACACGGCATGGCGAAAATGATTTTCATaatgggcccgtttgttttggctttttttaaaaatgatttttatagtgttacataattttgcttaaaaaaattttacaaagaaactttttataaaagcttcaaatgaaaatttggtttgagtatttattcttaaaatgtgattttaggtatttcatctatttatggaaaaaaaatttggatatcaaaatttcaaaaaatcacttaattttgaagctatttcaaatagattttcgtaaaaatcatttttgaaatacaactttttgaaaaaattgcgattttgactaagttttgctcttcaataatgtatgttaaTGTTATAGTCAAAATtagtgatttattttaaaaaaaacgaatgtaaaaaaacttgtaatattttgaaaaacggttttgacAAATCTATTTTAAAGAAGACaaagaaaaaatacatttttttaaagctgaaacaaacaggccCTAAGCATTTACACTTTTTAAATCCTTTTTATGGGTAACGATTTAAAATCTTTTTACTTATCTTTCAAATATGATAAACTATGAAAAGGGATTTTTGGTGTTAAAAGTTGTTTCTTTATCCTGAAAAGGACACAATACCGTGTATAGCAatgttattatataatatatcACATACATATATACTGTAGCTAATTATGAAACTTTCTGTGATAGGTTGACTTATTTATAGATGCAGCTTTTGGATCAGTTCGTGTGGTTGTTAGGAGTCTTGAGATTACTTTGATGGCTTGCTACAAAGATTTTTCCATGGAATCAAATCTTTCATCTGAACAAGTAGTATATTTTCTCTGCCAGCAATGCGAGGCTTCTCTACAGTTTATTCAGTCATTGTGCCAGCAGAAATCGTTTAGGGAGCGCCTGCTCAATCATAAGGTTTTCCAAACTAGACTTCTTTAAAAGATTTGGAGTAGTACGTTAAGACGTGATTATGCCTTTAAATCGGTGTATCAAAATTTGGCGTAACACGCTGGTTTAAATCAAAATCAATGTTATACTAACAAATAACTTTTCATAGGATGACTTTCCCATGAAATCCAGTTAGACTAAAAGTTCTGCTATACAGGTCTATAAATTTACATTGATCCAAAGTTGTTTTTATTGAGAATATGAGACATGCAGAAAACCTTATGTTTCAAATACACGACATAGTCTCTTTATATAGACTTGACATAATAATTGCAAATAATTACATGATATTCTACACCTAATTGcatgatattttaattttaattatatgatATTCTATCCTTAgttacacaattttattttattcttaacatTTCCTCTCAAGCTAgaacatataagtatactttgcTCAGGAAAAGTAGTCAATAGTTGTCATACGATTATGTTCAAactatcatttttttcttttcaacgaTTGTGTTTTTACTTCGACCTGTGGGAAGTCTACGGGCCCATTTATCTATCTTTATTTTTGCGAGAAGGGCAAAGTCTACTTTCTTCTCCAACTTTAACACTTTTGGGTTTGTAAATCTATTTTCATTTCAACCGTTTCCTCAGGCTCATCTAGAATACCACTTTCCATAAAATGCTTGACATTCTGCGATCTCAACTCTAGCCCTTGTTATTTTTGTTGCTCCGTTGAAAGCTGAATCAATCAACTGACCAAGTTAAAGGTGGCACACCAATAGGGATGTATAATAAGGGGAGAAGCTGGAGTTCATGGTTCCAAGTACTTCATTTGATGAACTGGCTACTTACAATCTAGAAACTATGAAAGATGAATTGATGATTAATATCATTCTACTTATTTGGTTGGTTGATGCAATGAATTACCCTTTATACATGCATATATGAACTATGTATGATTTATTTTTTGTTACAGGAACTATGTGAAAAGGGAAGCATTCTTTTCCTCGCTCAATCTATCTTGAAGTTAAACATTCAATCATCTTTTCCAACTAGGATCGTGGCTGGAATTTCAAGGCTGAAAGCCAAAATACTATCCATTGTGAGTCATATGGAAAATCATACACATATGGctgattttaaatttaatctaTTACATAATTTGTACAAATTATAGTCACATATTCTTGCTATGGAAATATTCTTCTGTCATGGGGGTAAGGCCGTAAGTTTTTGACCTTCCCTAGACATCATGATGATGGGAACTATGTGCAGCTGACAGTCTGTTTCATCCCCGCCCCATTTTTTAACCAAATGATGCATATTATAAAAGGATAACACTGTCACCACTTTTTTTTTGTTGCAGCTGCTGAGTTTGTGTGAAGCAGAAAACATTTCTTATCTCGATCAAGTAGCCGCCTCATCACAAAGTTTGAATTTGGCTAAATCTGTTGCATTGGAGGTTAGTTTTTGGTGATGGAAATTGTTGCCTGAAATAGTTAAACTTTGTTTGAATGAGAGAAAATAGAGGCACATATCTTATCTGATGTGGGACTCTTACCAATTTTCAACACTCCGCCTTAAGTTGGGGCATATCTGTCATATACGCCCTCAACTTGTTACAAAGATAAATGATTCGAGGACCTCTTGGGGATTTGGTGAAGGCATCTTCCAATTGATCATTAGAGTTGATAAAACTCGCTGTGATGTCTCCGGATGCGATAATCTTCCTGATGAAATGACAATATGTCTCAATATGCTTGGTCATCTCATGGAAAACAGGGTTAGAGGCAATATGCAATTCTTCGTTATTATCACATATTAGCGTCATCAGCATAGTTGCTCCGAACTGTAGTTCTTTGAGTAACTGTTTTAgctaaataaattcacaagtcaCCAATGCCATGGTCCTGTTTTAAGTTCATGCACCGGATCTGGCACCTGTACTTTGATTTTTACTTTTCTAGGATATCAAATTGCCTCCAATAAGTACACAATACCCAAAAATGGGTCGCTTGTTAATAGGCGAGCCTGGCCAATCAACATACGAGTAATCAACTACTTGGATATGTCCTTTTTCTTCATAATGAGACATTTTCTTGGAGTAAATTTGATGTATTTTAGAATTCGAATCACAAAATACCAATAGTCATAGCAAGGATAATTTGAGAACTGGTTTACCAATGCAAAAGAAATTTCAAGATGGGTGACAACAAGATAGCTCAATTTTCCAACCAATCTTCTGAATCTCCCTGAAACTAAGAATGTCTCCCCCTGATTAGGTAAAGTTTAACGTAAATCCACAGGAGTGTCTAACATGCTCTCTAGCACGAGTTTGCTAATGAAAATAGTTAAACAGACAATCCCACAGTTGATGGGCGTGAGTGCTTCCTAGAACACGAGAGAGAATCTCACCAGAAAGAGTGGATTGAAGCCAGGACAAAAGCAATTGATCACGTCGAAGCCGTAACATATATGCAGGGTTAGCCAATCCCATACGACAAACTTCTTCATACATAAATTGAGGAGTAATACGAGTGCAGACCACAAATTCAGTGAGATTGTGTGTGTTAATGAATGAATCAACTTGTTGACACCATAGATGAAAGTTCTTTTGATCTGATTTGTCTGAAATCTTAAGCGATAACGGAAGGCAATGTGAATCTTCAACTGTAGTGGAATGCACTGGTGGAGGAACCGGTGATCCTTGTGCGGAAGAAGGTAGAGATAGCGGTGGTGGTGACGAAACTGCCATGGATCAAACTCAGTAAACTGATACCATAATAGAATCCATAGAGAGAGTATTCATTTCTtctaaaaattgtttttcattaTTAAAAAAGATGGTTACAGGATAGAGAAACAGTTTGCATTTATAGTTGCAAACTGTTTACCTGCTGTAGCAGGTTACCCTTTTACAACTGACAAGTGTCAGTCACCTTAGACAACTAGGATAACTAACCTGTAGAGTTAGTTATCAGTTAGGTGACGACAATACTAGCTTAAATAAATTAGCTAATCTATATGTCAAATACATGGTAACCGGAAATGATGAGACAGAGACATGAATTGAAGAAAAAGAAGGGGCATGAGAAATATGAAGTAGGAAATTGTGGGTGCTGAGTGTAGGGACGATTCTTATCTCAGTAAGGGGTTTCTTTCTTCTCGAGAGCTGTGTTGTCTATGGCGGATTGCAGTCCATGGTGGAGAGCCAAAATTCCGCCTTACCAGCCGCTTGGTGGCACTGTCATAGCGGATTATGGCGGAAAAACCAGCAATAGCGGCGAGCCCAAAAACCTGCAATGGGGATTTATTTCTCTGGTTTAGCTATTTCAGTGTCAATATAATCCAGTATGTCCTATTCATATTTTGGTTCCTATCAGTTCCGAATTCTAGTATTGTTTTGATGATGCAGGTATTGGACTTGTTGAAGACTGCTTTTGGAAGAAATCCTGGGCATCTCACTACTACCGATAGAAGATACCCAATTGGGCTTTTACAACTTAACGCAATGCGTCTAGCTGACATTTTCTCTGATGATACATACTTTCGATCTTGCATCATAGTTTATTTTGTAAGTTATCATTATGTGAATATTAAGGATAACTTGTTTTAGAGTTGTGGAGTTCATTTTCATTCTGTCtctgaaatgattttttttttttttgtatgagaAACAATCAATGAACGACCCTTCATTTTTCTAATTGATTACGGTTGATGCATTATCtgctttttctttgatttttcaaATGTTTATTCAGCTTTACGAATTTGATTGGATCCTTTGCATGTGATTCCAGACTAAAATTCTGACAGCAATACTATCACTCTCACATGTGGATTTTTTATCCACTTGGTGTTCGTCTAATCTCTCAGAAACAGAGGAGGATGCAAGTGTTGAATATGATTTATTTGCTACAGTTGGATGGATTTTCGATAATAGTTCATCTATGGATCGACAGAATTCAACAGTCTTGGAATTGAATATGACACGTAACGTCATGCCTTCTGCTTCTTATGCACATCATAGAACTTCATTATTTGTCAAAGTCATTGCAAATCTTCATTGTTTTGTTCCAGACCGTtgtgaaggttgattcttcgcctATGCTTGCTAATGTCTactataaatttgattttttgacaGCTGTATATATttcttcaaataatttttttttcattttaaatctaCTCCACAGAGAAGGAGAGAAACCTTTTCGTACGGAAGGTCCTGGAGTGCCTGCAAATGGATCTATCTAATTTGCTTCCTGGGTTTTCTTTCGCATCTGATACTCCTAAAGCGGCTACTGTTAGCAAGAATCTACGTAATGATTGTTCTAAACAATAATTGATTTATCTGCAATATATTCCTACTTTCATACAAATAACTTTCTTTTGTAGGCTCTTTGTTAAATCATGCACAATCTTTGATGCCAAACTTTTTAGACCCAGAGGATCTACAAATTCTAAGGTAACCCGTCGCTCTTTTAGTTCTCTTTGTAGGGTTAACTGTAGTAGCCTAATATGGAACAGTTATTTTGATAGTTAATTGTTTGTCAGCCACACATATAATGAATAATGTTTGATCAGCATGGTGGTAATGTCATCTCCTTATGCTGCTAGAATAAAATTTAGACTTTTCCGAAGTTTATTTTGAGGAAAATGGACAAAATTGTTATATTATAAATGGCATTGGCAGATGTTTTGACAAAGTTTCAAGCATGGTCCGAAGTATAGCTTCATGGTTATGGATTAGGCAGTTATCTAGTAAATTTTGTTTGGTGGTgttgtaattttaattttactattgttagtaGTAATTCATATTCTGGCCTTTGTTCCAT contains:
- the LOC131601964 gene encoding nodulin homeobox-like isoform X2, with translation MASRMRIAKEEPPRSGEQTLNMTSALKELHRLNSRDLYRLIKDSGNGNLSVHYLTEKGVLLKVDMGKLAQSLPLHLTTILIFSRRDEDVFQYVLCGIRLLHSLCELASRLPKFDQIFLNDVKVVEQLIDLVFYMLIILSTYRQEDHAFRLMYLSHSALLACSLHLITGFISTQFQDIATVLLAHPKVDLFIDAAFGSVRVVVRSLEITLMACYKDFSMESNLSSEQVVYFLCQQCEASLQFIQSLCQQKSFRERLLNHKELCEKGSILFLAQSILKLNIQSSFPTRIVAGISRLKAKILSILLSLCEAENISYLDQVAASSQSLNLAKSVALEVLDLLKTAFGRNPGHLTTTDRRYPIGLLQLNAMRLADIFSDDTYFRSCIIVYFTKILTAILSLSHVDFLSTWCSSNLSETEEDASVEYDLFATVGWIFDNSSSMDRQNSTVLELNMTRNVMPSASYAHHRTSLFVKVIANLHCFVPDRCEEKERNLFVRKVLECLQMDLSNLLPGFSFASDTPKAATVSKNLRSLLNHAQSLMPNFLDPEDLQILRVFFSEMQTQFTSSGSGENHVQEAQCIGIHPLHIQVKEPAELDKKVGNLKEGMSENSAFPSIDQHNITVENTNISKDLNRLHQVGGKSMASKTVLTGARDTDKDSQNAETSGSDNSFAKSMEHLRKVVVDETPEDEKVESLQRRKRKRIVMNDNMAEMMDSALLDEPEDEKNEPLQKRKRKRTIMNEKMVELMERALLDEPEMQRNAASLQSWAEKLSHLGSEITPSQLKNWLNNRKAKRARTSKDNPVPDKQKGPVL
- the LOC131601964 gene encoding nodulin homeobox-like isoform X1, yielding MASRMRIAKEEPPRSGEQTLNMTSALKELHRLNSRDLYRLIKDSGNGNLSVHYLTEKGVLLKVDMGKLAQSLPLHLTTILIFSRRDEDVFQYVLCGIRLLHSLCELASRLPKFDQIFLNDVKVVEQLIDLVFYMLIILSTYRQEDHAFRLMYLSHSALLACSLHLITGFISTQFQDIATVLLAHPKVDLFIDAAFGSVRVVVRSLEITLMACYKDFSMESNLSSEQVVYFLCQQCEASLQFIQSLCQQKSFRERLLNHKELCEKGSILFLAQSILKLNIQSSFPTRIVAGISRLKAKILSILLSLCEAENISYLDQVAASSQSLNLAKSVALEVLDLLKTAFGRNPGHLTTTDRRYPIGLLQLNAMRLADIFSDDTYFRSCIIVYFTKILTAILSLSHVDFLSTWCSSNLSETEEDASVEYDLFATVGWIFDNSSSMDRQNSTVLELNMTRNVMPSASYAHHRTSLFVKVIANLHCFVPDRCEEKERNLFVRKVLECLQMDLSNLLPGFSFASDTPKAATVSKNLRSLLNHAQSLMPNFLDPEDLQILRVFFSEMQTQFTSSGSGENHVQEAQCIGIHPLHIQVKEPAELDKKVGNLKEGMSENSAFPSIDQHNITVENTNISKDLNRLHQVGGKSMASKTVLTGARDTDKDSQNAETSGSDNSFAKSMEHLRKVVVDETPEDEKVESLQRRKRKRIVMNDNMAEMMDSALLDEPEDEKNEPLQKRKRKRTIMNEKMVELMERALLDEPEMQRNAASLQSWAEKLSHLGSEITPSQLKNWLNNRKAKRARTSKDNPVPDKQKGPVRVPSDLHDNLCPLEVVPCNVGQSAVIVNSRGEEIGKGKVVQLNGKWYGKSLEELGAYVMDVYELHADTGMKLPFTSEATGTSFAEAERKLGSMRVLWDSRRILVLQS